Sequence from the Amaranthus tricolor cultivar Red isolate AtriRed21 chromosome 1, ASM2621246v1, whole genome shotgun sequence genome:
GTTATAAGTTAAGGCCATAATTAAACTCAATTCTTCTTTGGAAGCTACACCATACATACCTTGGGCCTGCCCAACATGCAAAGAATTCGGGTCTGGGCTGACGGTTATTGGATTATCCGCCATGTAGAGCTCACCAAACGGGTTCGATGTTAAGTTGGTTTCTTGGCGTTGGGCTATTTTTACTAAACTTTGGGCTTTTCCATGGGCGGTTTCGTGGAAGTAAAATTGTAGGGTAGTCTTTTGTTCATGGCCATAAGGTTCGGTTTTGACCCATGTCGAATTAGCTTTTGCAAAACACAGTCTCGTATTATAAATTGTGAATACAAAAATTAAAGCTAATAACGACTTAGCCATGTAcataattttgttagtttttgtCTTTAGATTTGTGATTGGCCCTTAATATTATGTAGTTTGGTATCTTTAGGATGGGGGTAGGAAACTATATATAA
This genomic interval carries:
- the LOC130798972 gene encoding dirigent protein 23-like; protein product: MYMAKSLLALIFVFTIYNTRLCFAKANSTWVKTEPYGHEQKTTLQFYFHETAHGKAQSLVKIAQRQETNLTSNPFGELYMADNPITVSPDPNSLHVGQAQGMYGVASKEELSLIMALTYNFVEGVYNGSSISLLCRNPIMESIREFPVVGGTGLFRMARGYALAQTYLWNHDTGIVIVGYNVTVFHP